In one Sporomusa sphaeroides DSM 2875 genomic region, the following are encoded:
- a CDS encoding 3-hydroxyacyl-CoA dehydrogenase family protein, which yields MIQNIGVIGAGTMGHGIALSFAMYGYNVNLYDAYENQLKKALTDIADELALLVEEHFIEPEAVQATLARIKTYGDLRQAVQDRDFVIEAAPENLELKQNLFKQLDEFCPKHTILASNTSSLPLDGMMALVPPERRQRMLVNHWYNPAHLMPIVELSCFGNMPEDIYNEVEAMFATAKKQTVKVLKDVPGLVANRIQQGVAREVFSLIEMGVAEPADIDKALKFGPAFRYATTGQLEVADFGGLDIWCIVGNNLLKEMDNRKEANDLLKQKVAEGKLGLKSGEGFYKYNPDEIPGIKKEFMKKLIHQLKASEYYTQK from the coding sequence ATGATACAGAATATTGGTGTCATCGGCGCAGGTACTATGGGGCACGGTATTGCCTTATCCTTTGCCATGTATGGCTACAATGTAAATTTATATGATGCTTACGAGAACCAGCTAAAAAAAGCACTGACTGATATAGCCGATGAACTTGCCTTATTAGTTGAAGAACACTTCATTGAGCCTGAGGCCGTACAAGCCACTCTTGCCAGAATTAAAACCTATGGCGACCTGCGTCAAGCAGTTCAAGACAGAGATTTTGTAATCGAAGCCGCTCCCGAAAATCTGGAGCTTAAACAAAATCTTTTTAAGCAGCTTGATGAATTCTGTCCAAAACACACTATTTTGGCCAGCAATACTTCTAGTCTTCCCCTTGATGGCATGATGGCACTGGTTCCCCCGGAACGCCGGCAACGCATGCTTGTTAATCACTGGTATAACCCTGCACATTTAATGCCAATTGTGGAACTGTCCTGCTTTGGCAACATGCCGGAAGATATTTATAACGAAGTGGAAGCCATGTTTGCCACTGCTAAGAAACAAACCGTCAAAGTGCTTAAAGATGTTCCCGGCCTGGTTGCCAACCGCATCCAGCAAGGTGTTGCCCGCGAGGTTTTCTCCCTGATCGAAATGGGAGTCGCCGAACCTGCCGACATTGATAAAGCACTCAAATTTGGACCGGCTTTTCGCTACGCAACCACCGGACAACTGGAAGTTGCCGATTTTGGGGGACTTGATATCTGGTGCATCGTCGGCAATAATCTCCTGAAAGAAATGGACAATCGCAAGGAGGCCAATGACCTCTTAAAACAAAAGGTAGCAGAGGGGAAACTTGGCCTTAAATCCGGCGAGGGTTTCTATAAATATAACCCGGATGAAATTCCCGGTATTAAGAAGGAGTTTATGAAAAAGCTAATTCACCAGCTTAAAGCATCGGAATACTATACGCAAAAATAA
- a CDS encoding VOC family protein — MNRINLIALGVRDIKKSRAFYRDGLGFATCNNEEDPQIVFFNNGGTKLELYPLEELARDINEANPPAISNGFSGITLAYNAKSKEEVDSIFSKIEGIGGSIVKQPQLVFWGGYSGYFRDLDGYYWEVAYADSWKFDENDMLIIEG, encoded by the coding sequence ATGAATAGAATTAATCTTATTGCATTAGGTGTGCGTGACATTAAAAAATCCCGTGCTTTTTACCGGGATGGACTGGGATTTGCTACATGTAATAATGAGGAAGATCCACAAATTGTATTCTTTAATAATGGCGGTACAAAACTCGAATTATATCCACTTGAGGAATTGGCAAGAGACATTAACGAAGCCAATCCTCCCGCAATTAGCAACGGCTTTTCCGGAATTACCTTAGCCTATAATGCCAAGAGCAAAGAAGAAGTCGATAGCATATTCAGCAAGATTGAAGGTATCGGTGGCAGTATCGTCAAACAACCACAGCTCGTCTTTTGGGGCGGATATAGTGGCTATTTCAGAGATCTGGACGGGTATTATTGGGAAGTGGCCTATGCAGACTCATGGAAGTTTGATGAAAATGACATGCTGATTATAGAAGGATAG
- a CDS encoding short-chain-enoyl-CoA hydratase: protein MTTYNNVLYQTDNGIGMITLNRPKALNALNSELLTELNGLLDEIAQDDSVKVVIITGSGDKAFVAGADIAEMQNISPLEGRAFGKFGQAIFNKLENIPQPVIAAVNGFALGGGCELAMACDIRIASDKAKFGQPEVGLGIVPGFGGTQRLPRLIGKGRAKELLYTADMINAEEAYRIGLVNRIVAAEELLSTAKELAEKIMARAQAAVQLCKAAVNTGMDTDLESGIAYEAEVFGLCFASADQKEGMSAFIGKRKPNFSNK, encoded by the coding sequence GTGACAACATATAATAACGTACTGTATCAAACTGACAATGGGATTGGAATGATTACCTTAAACAGGCCGAAGGCGTTAAATGCCCTGAACTCTGAGCTTCTGACAGAATTGAATGGTCTGCTGGATGAGATTGCGCAGGATGATAGTGTGAAAGTAGTAATAATTACCGGCAGTGGTGATAAAGCCTTTGTGGCTGGCGCCGATATTGCAGAAATGCAAAATATTTCGCCGCTGGAAGGGCGGGCCTTTGGGAAATTTGGCCAGGCTATCTTCAATAAGCTGGAAAATATTCCGCAGCCGGTAATTGCGGCTGTTAATGGTTTTGCCCTGGGTGGCGGTTGCGAGCTGGCTATGGCCTGTGACATACGCATAGCATCAGACAAGGCTAAATTTGGCCAGCCTGAGGTGGGCTTGGGGATTGTACCGGGATTTGGCGGAACGCAGCGCTTGCCACGGTTGATTGGTAAAGGCCGGGCCAAAGAACTGCTGTATACTGCCGATATGATTAATGCGGAAGAAGCTTACCGGATTGGATTGGTTAATAGAATTGTTGCTGCTGAAGAATTGCTGAGTACGGCTAAAGAACTGGCTGAAAAGATTATGGCACGCGCGCAGGCAGCTGTTCAGTTGTGCAAAGCGGCGGTAAATACCGGCATGGATACCGATTTGGAATCCGGTATTGCTTATGAGGCGGAAGTTTTTGGCTTATGCTTTGCCTCTGCTGATCAAAAAGAAGGTATGAGTGCATTTATAGGAAAGCGGAAACCGAATTTTTCCAATAAATAA
- a CDS encoding electron transfer flavoprotein subunit alpha, which yields MAVIIDKEDCIGCSACISSCPFGAMVMEDGKACITDACTVCGACVDACPVGAITKEAQASSVKIDKEAYTDVWVFIEQVEGEIRNVSHELLGEGRKLADAKGQKLAGVLIGDGVEALAKQVFASGADKVYLIEAPELKQYSTDGYTAVFTDLINTYKPSVILIGATNDGRDLGPRVACRVGTGLTADCTDLGIDEQTGLVAWTRPAFGGNIMATILCPEHRPQMGTVRPKVFKRPEQDFARSGEIVRVASKVRSQDIRTELLDLVKVCTTSCNLEEAEVIVSGGRGMCKPENFCLIEELANVLGGVVGASRAVVDAGWKPHFHQVGQTGKTVGPKVYFACGISGAIQHVAGMSSSDVVIAINKDADAPIFKVADYGVVGDVMEILPALIEEFKKVKAG from the coding sequence ATGGCGGTAATAATTGATAAAGAAGATTGTATTGGCTGCAGTGCATGCATAAGTTCCTGCCCCTTTGGTGCAATGGTTATGGAGGATGGCAAAGCCTGCATAACCGATGCGTGCACCGTGTGCGGAGCATGTGTTGATGCATGTCCTGTAGGTGCAATTACCAAAGAAGCCCAGGCAAGCTCGGTAAAAATTGATAAAGAAGCTTATACCGATGTATGGGTATTTATCGAGCAGGTGGAAGGCGAAATCAGAAATGTAAGCCATGAACTTTTGGGTGAAGGCCGGAAATTGGCTGACGCCAAAGGGCAAAAACTGGCCGGAGTGCTAATCGGTGACGGCGTGGAGGCGCTGGCTAAGCAAGTGTTTGCCAGCGGCGCCGACAAAGTGTACTTGATAGAAGCTCCTGAGTTAAAACAATATAGTACTGATGGCTACACGGCTGTATTTACTGACTTAATTAATACTTACAAACCATCGGTAATTCTTATCGGTGCAACTAACGATGGGCGTGATCTTGGTCCCAGAGTGGCCTGCCGGGTTGGCACTGGCCTAACTGCAGATTGTACCGATCTTGGCATTGATGAGCAGACCGGACTTGTGGCCTGGACGCGACCTGCTTTTGGCGGCAATATTATGGCCACAATTCTTTGCCCTGAGCATCGTCCGCAGATGGGGACTGTACGGCCGAAAGTATTTAAGCGGCCTGAACAGGATTTTGCGCGCAGCGGAGAAATTGTGCGGGTTGCAAGCAAGGTAAGGAGCCAGGATATCCGTACCGAGCTGCTTGACCTTGTAAAAGTTTGTACAACTTCCTGCAACCTGGAGGAAGCTGAGGTTATTGTTTCCGGCGGGCGGGGAATGTGCAAGCCTGAGAACTTTTGTCTGATTGAGGAACTGGCTAATGTTCTTGGCGGTGTTGTCGGAGCATCCCGTGCTGTTGTCGATGCCGGCTGGAAGCCGCATTTCCACCAGGTAGGACAAACCGGAAAAACAGTTGGCCCCAAGGTTTATTTTGCCTGCGGTATTTCCGGTGCTATTCAGCATGTAGCCGGCATGTCATCATCGGATGTGGTAATTGCCATCAATAAAGACGCCGATGCACCGATCTTTAAGGTTGCGGATTACGGCGTAGTTGGTGATGTAATGGAAATTTTGCCTGCTTTAATTGAAGAATTTAAAAAGGTCAAGGCAGGCTAG
- a CDS encoding electron transfer flavoprotein subunit beta/FixA family protein yields the protein MKIVVCVKQVPDTTEVKIDPVTNTLIRQGVPSIVNPFDKNAVEAALQLKEKHGGKVTVITMGPPQAKAALKECLAMGADEALLISDRAFGGADTLATSYTLACAIKKLGHIDMIICGKQAIDGDTAQVGPEIAEHLGLTQVTCVSKIEVEGSTVKVEREHEEGYEIIATKIPVLLTVLKSINEPRLPTVKGTMKANRKEIPTWTAGDMDVNPEQLGLKGSPTQVRRIFTPQQRVQGELIQAGSAREAAAKLAGKLLAAKIV from the coding sequence ATGAAAATTGTTGTTTGTGTCAAGCAAGTGCCTGACACCACCGAAGTAAAAATTGATCCGGTTACCAATACGCTTATCCGTCAAGGGGTACCAAGCATCGTTAACCCTTTTGATAAAAATGCGGTAGAAGCGGCTTTGCAATTAAAAGAGAAGCATGGCGGCAAGGTCACTGTTATTACCATGGGGCCGCCCCAGGCTAAAGCTGCTCTTAAAGAATGCCTGGCAATGGGTGCTGATGAAGCCTTGTTAATTAGTGACAGAGCTTTTGGCGGCGCGGATACTTTGGCTACCAGCTATACACTGGCCTGCGCCATAAAAAAACTGGGACACATAGACATGATTATCTGCGGCAAACAGGCGATTGACGGTGATACTGCCCAGGTAGGGCCCGAGATTGCCGAACATCTTGGTTTGACCCAGGTAACCTGTGTTTCCAAAATCGAAGTGGAAGGCAGCACTGTCAAAGTTGAGCGGGAACACGAAGAAGGCTATGAAATCATTGCAACGAAGATTCCGGTTTTGCTTACGGTGCTGAAATCCATTAACGAACCAAGACTCCCGACGGTTAAAGGAACCATGAAAGCTAACCGCAAAGAAATTCCTACCTGGACAGCCGGTGATATGGACGTTAATCCGGAGCAGCTTGGCCTTAAAGGTTCACCCACCCAAGTACGCCGCATCTTTACCCCGCAGCAACGCGTACAGGGGGAACTTATCCAGGCTGGTTCGGCTCGTGAAGCCGCAGCCAAGCTTGCTGGCAAATTATTAGCAGCAAAGATTGTATAA
- a CDS encoding acyl-CoA dehydrogenase — MQFQLTEEQKIMQKLVRDFAEKEVAPGAAERDEKEEFSREIADAMGEMGFAGICFPEQYGGADADVLSYILAVEELSRADAGVGITLSATVSLCAWPIFNFGTEEQKQKYLVPLAEGTKQGAFGLTEPNAGTDAASQQTVAVLDGDNYILNGSKIFITNAGEAEIYIVFAMTDKAKGVKGITAFILEKGMPGFTFGKKEHKMGIHSSLTNELIFQDVKVPKENMLGQEGQGFKIAMATLDGGRIGVAAQALGIAQAALEHAVKYAKERVQFGKPIANNQAIGFMLADMATKVDAARLLVYRAAYLKDQGLPYSQEAAMAKMYASDAAMAVATDAVQIFGGYGYSREYPVERLMRDAKITQIYEGTNQVQRMVISGSLLR, encoded by the coding sequence ATGCAGTTTCAACTTACAGAGGAACAAAAAATTATGCAAAAGTTAGTCCGTGATTTTGCTGAAAAGGAAGTAGCGCCAGGGGCGGCTGAACGTGATGAGAAAGAGGAATTTTCCCGGGAGATTGCTGACGCAATGGGAGAAATGGGTTTTGCAGGTATTTGTTTTCCGGAACAATACGGTGGCGCTGATGCCGACGTGTTAAGCTACATCTTAGCCGTAGAAGAATTATCCAGAGCTGATGCCGGGGTCGGCATTACTTTATCGGCCACTGTTTCGCTATGCGCCTGGCCAATCTTTAATTTCGGCACAGAGGAACAAAAACAGAAATATCTTGTTCCCTTGGCCGAAGGCACAAAACAAGGTGCTTTTGGTTTAACAGAACCTAATGCGGGAACCGATGCGGCTTCACAGCAGACTGTGGCCGTATTGGATGGCGACAATTATATTTTGAACGGCAGCAAGATATTTATTACCAATGCCGGTGAAGCAGAAATTTACATTGTTTTTGCTATGACGGACAAAGCAAAAGGCGTAAAAGGGATTACGGCATTTATCCTGGAAAAAGGCATGCCCGGATTCACTTTCGGTAAGAAGGAACATAAAATGGGCATACATTCTTCTCTAACAAATGAGTTGATTTTCCAGGATGTAAAAGTGCCTAAGGAAAATATGCTGGGTCAAGAGGGACAAGGCTTTAAAATTGCGATGGCTACCCTTGACGGCGGACGCATTGGGGTTGCAGCCCAGGCGCTGGGAATCGCACAAGCAGCTCTGGAGCATGCTGTGAAATATGCTAAGGAACGCGTACAATTCGGCAAGCCCATTGCCAACAACCAGGCCATTGGTTTCATGCTGGCCGATATGGCAACAAAAGTAGATGCTGCCCGTCTGCTGGTTTACCGTGCCGCTTACCTGAAAGATCAAGGCTTGCCTTATTCACAGGAAGCTGCTATGGCAAAAATGTATGCTTCCGATGCGGCTATGGCGGTTGCAACCGATGCAGTGCAGATTTTTGGCGGCTATGGTTACAGCCGGGAATATCCGGTAGAACGGCTCATGCGCGATGCGAAGATTACGCAAATCTATGAAGGTACCAACCAAGTGCAACGCATGGTTATTTCCGGCAGCTTGTTGCGGTAA
- a CDS encoding methyl-accepting chemotaxis protein, whose amino-acid sequence MRSIRFIFVLLTIIVLVITSGILTVVNYTKTHDVIIQSVEQNLTDTTKVAANEISYWLQIRKAEMEAIANSPILVSGDRSAIISYLLTESKRMTLYSSFWVSDPQGVWYSPAGTSGSISERSYFKELLATGKTVISDPLIGKADGKMAIVVAVPIINNGQIVGILGGNVKIDELLQVVKSIQIGQTGYATLYQFDGTVVADKDENKILKYNALQDEGSALAGIIKKIQNEEAGIQAITENNRDKYVAYSALPGVKWAIISTAFTDEFKGPLLSIGMWSTGSAAALVVLAAFIVALVTRRIVQPLEQLQGVAEKIAQGDCTTVIAVQEKNEIGNLADSFRAMTVNIQNLIGHIRNSSLQVASSSEQLTSSAEQSAQAAAQVAGVINEVAQGAEIQARTVDKANDAVATMVASIQHATGSAGSVVTVANQATSAAQEGDKAVHITVTQMKQIEIAVDNAAQVVAKLGTRSTEIGQIVDAISGIAGQTNLLALNAAIEAARAGEQGKGFAVVAEEVRKLAEQSQNAAKQIAQLIGEIQEDTAQAIASMDAGTREVKVGTEVVHSAGQAFKEIVRLIEQVSIQADGITADVEQMEQGSRELVFSVQDIEKISKNTLGQTQSVSAATQEQSASMEEIAASSQALARMAEELQKTVEKFKV is encoded by the coding sequence GTGAGAAGTATTCGATTCATTTTTGTATTATTAACCATTATTGTACTGGTAATAACATCAGGAATTTTAACGGTTGTCAATTATACCAAAACACATGATGTAATTATTCAAAGCGTGGAGCAGAACCTGACAGATACAACAAAAGTCGCGGCAAATGAGATTAGCTATTGGCTGCAGATACGCAAAGCCGAAATGGAGGCCATAGCAAACTCACCAATATTAGTAAGCGGTGATCGGTCGGCGATTATTTCATACTTGTTAACGGAAAGCAAACGTATGACGTTATACAGCAGCTTTTGGGTATCAGATCCTCAGGGAGTCTGGTATTCTCCTGCCGGAACCTCCGGCAGCATTAGTGAACGAAGTTATTTCAAAGAGCTGCTGGCAACCGGTAAAACGGTCATTTCCGATCCGTTGATTGGGAAGGCCGATGGGAAAATGGCTATCGTAGTGGCCGTTCCAATAATAAATAATGGTCAAATAGTCGGTATATTAGGTGGTAATGTCAAGATCGACGAATTACTTCAGGTAGTGAAATCCATCCAAATTGGTCAGACAGGCTATGCGACATTATATCAGTTTGACGGTACCGTTGTGGCAGATAAGGATGAAAATAAGATTTTAAAATATAATGCCCTCCAGGATGAAGGCAGTGCACTTGCAGGCATTATTAAAAAAATCCAGAATGAGGAAGCCGGAATTCAAGCTATTACAGAAAATAACAGGGACAAATATGTTGCCTATTCGGCTTTGCCAGGCGTGAAGTGGGCTATTATTTCTACAGCATTTACCGACGAATTTAAGGGACCGTTACTTTCTATAGGCATGTGGTCAACTGGTTCGGCCGCTGCTTTGGTAGTGCTGGCAGCCTTTATTGTTGCATTAGTAACGCGGCGCATTGTACAACCTTTAGAGCAATTGCAAGGTGTTGCAGAAAAAATTGCACAGGGAGATTGCACCACTGTGATTGCTGTTCAGGAAAAAAATGAAATTGGCAATTTAGCTGACTCTTTCCGGGCAATGACGGTAAATATTCAAAACCTGATTGGACATATTCGGAATTCGTCATTGCAGGTGGCCTCATCCTCAGAGCAGCTTACTTCAAGTGCTGAACAATCTGCGCAAGCGGCTGCCCAGGTCGCCGGGGTTATTAATGAGGTAGCGCAAGGGGCGGAGATTCAGGCTAGAACCGTGGATAAGGCAAATGACGCGGTTGCAACGATGGTGGCAAGTATACAGCATGCGACCGGAAGTGCCGGCAGTGTCGTTACGGTTGCCAATCAGGCAACCAGTGCGGCCCAGGAAGGTGACAAGGCAGTACATATAACGGTAACCCAAATGAAACAAATAGAAATTGCTGTAGATAATGCCGCACAGGTAGTCGCTAAATTAGGGACGCGCTCCACAGAAATCGGACAAATTGTTGATGCTATTTCCGGTATTGCCGGGCAGACCAATCTATTGGCACTTAATGCTGCTATTGAGGCAGCTCGCGCCGGTGAGCAAGGAAAAGGGTTTGCCGTAGTTGCCGAAGAGGTAAGAAAATTGGCAGAGCAATCTCAAAATGCTGCTAAGCAAATCGCGCAATTAATTGGAGAAATTCAGGAAGATACCGCTCAAGCCATTGCTTCTATGGATGCAGGTACCCGCGAGGTCAAAGTAGGAACTGAGGTTGTCCATTCTGCAGGTCAGGCATTTAAGGAGATTGTCAGGCTTATTGAGCAGGTATCCATACAAGCCGATGGAATTACTGCAGATGTCGAACAAATGGAACAGGGCAGCCGGGAGCTGGTTTTTTCTGTACAAGATATTGAAAAAATTAGTAAAAATACATTAGGTCAGACACAAAGTGTTTCGGCTGCCACGCAGGAACAATCGGCCTCGATGGAGGAAATTGCCGCTTCCAGCCAGGCGTTGGCACGAATGGCAGAAGAATTACAAAAAACAGTAGAAAAATTTAAGGTATAA
- a CDS encoding 3-hydroxyacyl-CoA dehydrogenase family protein produces the protein MKVENIKTICNLGTGTMGFGTAVMFAMAGYHVKMYGRSDKSVDRGFAGVKAALATYQENGLVKAADIPAIIAKIEGVTTLEEAAADADFVIESIAEELPIKQEVFTKLDKICRPHTIFATNTSGLSPTKIAEAIGRKDKFVVAHFWNPPHIVPLVEVVPGKHTSQETVDVTWQLMEKIGKKPVALNREALGFIGNRLQLALLREALYIVESGIASKEAVDTTMKYSLGRRLSTTGPLESTDLGGLDIFYNISGYLLEDLCNDTKISPLLKAAVEQGKLGAKTGEGFYTWTPEALAKIKKTRETILLEWLHKDKKMEF, from the coding sequence ATGAAAGTCGAAAACATCAAAACTATATGCAACTTGGGAACCGGGACCATGGGGTTTGGAACAGCCGTAATGTTTGCGATGGCAGGCTATCATGTAAAAATGTATGGACGTTCTGACAAGAGTGTTGACAGAGGTTTTGCGGGAGTGAAAGCCGCTCTGGCAACTTATCAGGAAAACGGCCTGGTAAAAGCAGCTGATATTCCGGCAATTATTGCAAAGATTGAAGGTGTTACCACCCTTGAGGAAGCAGCAGCCGATGCGGATTTCGTTATTGAATCTATTGCCGAGGAATTGCCAATTAAGCAGGAGGTATTTACCAAGCTCGATAAAATATGCCGGCCCCATACTATTTTTGCCACAAATACATCTGGTTTGAGTCCGACTAAGATTGCAGAGGCAATTGGCCGTAAGGATAAATTTGTGGTTGCCCACTTCTGGAACCCGCCGCATATTGTTCCGTTGGTCGAAGTGGTGCCAGGTAAGCATACCTCTCAGGAAACTGTGGATGTAACCTGGCAGTTGATGGAGAAGATCGGGAAGAAGCCGGTCGCTTTAAACCGTGAGGCGCTGGGATTTATCGGCAACCGCCTGCAGCTTGCCTTGCTGCGTGAAGCTTTATATATAGTAGAGTCAGGTATTGCCAGTAAAGAAGCGGTTGACACCACTATGAAGTATAGTCTGGGAAGGCGTTTATCTACGACAGGGCCATTAGAAAGCACTGATTTGGGCGGGTTAGACATCTTCTACAACATCTCCGGTTACCTTCTGGAAGATCTGTGCAATGACACGAAGATTTCGCCGCTGCTCAAAGCAGCTGTGGAGCAAGGCAAGCTGGGTGCCAAAACAGGAGAAGGTTTCTATACCTGGACGCCTGAGGCATTGGCCAAAATTAAAAAAACTCGTGAGACTATTCTGCTGGAATGGCTTCATAAAGATAAAAAGATGGAATTTTAA
- a CDS encoding TIGR00366 family protein, with protein MIKTISRFLTLMVQRYLPDPLVFAIFLTIIVFVLGIAITPNGPLAMVKMWGDGFWNLLAFSMQMAMVLVTGHALASSPLLRRGMRNLAGVAATPAQGVMLVAFMSAVCSAINWGFGLVVGALFAREVARRVAGSDYRLLIASAYIGFITWHGGMSGSVPLVAATKGNPMEATIGLIPISQTIFTPYNIFITLALIVVVPFLCKSMLPKPEDVVAVDPSLLAEEPPTSKVLGPNASWAERVEESTFLAILVGALGCVYLVMYFVKNGFNINVNTVNLIFFTAGILLHKTPMSYMRAVVNAARGTAGILVQFPLYAAIQVMMEHSGLGGIITNWFVNISTKDTFAVLTFFSSGLVNLAVPSGGGHWVVQGPFVMPAAQALGADLGKAAMAIAYGEEWMNMAQPFWALPALAIAGLGVRDIMGYCVTALIWTLPIFLIGLHFL; from the coding sequence ATGATCAAGACAATTTCACGGTTTCTCACTCTAATGGTTCAGCGTTATTTGCCTGACCCGCTTGTTTTCGCAATATTCCTGACGATAATTGTATTTGTCTTAGGTATTGCCATAACGCCCAACGGTCCCTTGGCAATGGTTAAAATGTGGGGCGACGGTTTCTGGAACTTACTTGCATTTTCTATGCAAATGGCCATGGTGCTCGTGACCGGACACGCACTGGCAAGCTCGCCGCTATTGCGCCGGGGCATGAGAAATCTTGCCGGCGTTGCCGCTACTCCGGCTCAGGGCGTTATGCTGGTGGCCTTTATGTCGGCGGTGTGCAGTGCCATTAACTGGGGTTTCGGTCTGGTTGTCGGCGCGCTATTTGCCCGTGAGGTAGCCCGCAGGGTTGCGGGGTCCGACTACCGTCTGCTTATTGCCAGTGCCTATATTGGTTTTATTACCTGGCATGGCGGTATGTCCGGCTCAGTACCGCTGGTTGCCGCCACCAAAGGCAATCCGATGGAAGCGACAATTGGTCTTATTCCCATTAGCCAGACGATATTTACCCCGTACAATATTTTTATTACCCTGGCCCTTATTGTAGTAGTTCCTTTTCTGTGCAAGTCGATGCTGCCAAAACCTGAGGATGTGGTTGCCGTAGATCCCAGCCTGCTGGCAGAAGAGCCGCCCACGTCAAAGGTTTTGGGACCAAACGCCTCCTGGGCTGAAAGAGTTGAGGAAAGCACCTTTCTGGCGATACTGGTTGGTGCTCTCGGATGCGTGTACCTTGTGATGTATTTTGTCAAGAATGGATTTAATATTAACGTTAATACCGTAAATTTGATTTTTTTCACCGCCGGTATTCTATTGCATAAAACGCCAATGTCCTATATGCGGGCCGTGGTAAATGCCGCCCGTGGCACTGCCGGTATTTTGGTTCAGTTTCCCCTGTATGCGGCCATTCAGGTCATGATGGAGCATTCCGGCCTGGGCGGCATTATTACCAACTGGTTTGTCAATATATCTACCAAAGATACTTTTGCGGTGCTGACCTTCTTCAGCTCAGGTCTGGTTAACCTGGCGGTTCCGTCCGGCGGCGGCCACTGGGTTGTTCAAGGACCGTTTGTCATGCCGGCTGCCCAGGCCCTTGGAGCTGATCTGGGGAAGGCGGCTATGGCCATTGCTTATGGGGAGGAATGGATGAATATGGCGCAGCCGTTCTGGGCTCTGCCTGCCCTGGCTATTGCCGGCCTAGGCGTGCGTGACATTATGGGCTATTGTGTTACCGCTTTAATTTGGACGTTGCCAATCTTCCTCATCGGGCTGCATTTTCTGTAA